Proteins encoded within one genomic window of Bacillus sp. F19:
- a CDS encoding methylthioribose kinase yields MIQRFIELGAGYSDLYELIETTQANAHRVSRFLILNTTINERKMSSFAVTMNPTDPGHFQAIYLCLEGISSGSSKRRELFENLAKKLEKSIIELDVKSSSQFAEKELYFQYLTGILRMNRYLPPWQ; encoded by the coding sequence TTGATACAGCGCTTTATTGAGCTTGGAGCAGGCTATTCGGATCTGTATGAATTAATTGAAACCACACAGGCGAATGCTCATCGTGTTTCAAGGTTTTTAATACTGAATACAACAATAAATGAAAGAAAAATGTCATCTTTTGCAGTCACTATGAATCCTACAGACCCTGGACATTTCCAGGCTATTTACCTATGCCTTGAAGGTATTTCCTCAGGAAGCAGCAAACGCCGTGAACTATTTGAAAATCTCGCAAAAAAGCTTGAGAAATCGATAATAGAGCTGGATGTCAAATCCTCCAGTCAATTTGCCGAAAAAGAATTATATTTTCAGTACCTGACTGGCATTCTCAGAATGAACCGGTATTTGCCGCCTTGGCAATAA
- a CDS encoding PDZ domain-containing protein: MKNNKTVRAIIIGVILAAVLNFIKLPYYVTKPGMATELEPIIEVDGGYEEEGSFSLTTVGFGRANIFSYILANVLPYHELLPLEDVIQEGESDDDYLNRQMHMMESSQESAVSLAYEKAGKKVDYKFHGIYVMQVVEGMPSEGKLKTGDRIFKVDGKEFKTAEEFIAYVSQKKKGDKINVTYDRNGKEGKTEITAAEFPDNKKKVGIGISLVTDRELITDPDISLDTNNIGGPSAGLMMTLEIYNQLTKEDYTKGYNVAGTGTIDENGTVGPIGGISQKIVAADKSGAEIFFAPNQNGIAASNYKEAAATAKDIKTDMKIVPVDTFDDAVDYLKTLKEK, translated from the coding sequence ATGAAGAATAACAAAACAGTCAGGGCCATTATAATAGGAGTGATCCTCGCTGCGGTCCTGAATTTTATTAAACTCCCTTATTATGTAACAAAGCCCGGCATGGCAACAGAGCTCGAGCCGATCATTGAAGTTGATGGCGGCTATGAGGAAGAAGGCAGCTTTTCGCTTACAACCGTTGGATTCGGAAGGGCGAATATTTTTTCCTACATCCTTGCAAATGTCCTTCCTTATCATGAACTTTTGCCACTTGAAGATGTCATTCAAGAAGGTGAATCAGATGATGATTATCTAAATAGACAAATGCATATGATGGAATCTTCTCAGGAATCTGCTGTGTCTTTAGCATATGAAAAGGCAGGCAAAAAAGTGGATTACAAGTTTCACGGAATCTACGTTATGCAGGTTGTTGAAGGGATGCCATCAGAGGGAAAGCTTAAAACAGGAGACCGCATTTTTAAAGTCGACGGGAAGGAATTTAAAACAGCGGAAGAGTTTATAGCGTACGTCAGCCAAAAGAAAAAAGGCGATAAGATAAATGTTACATATGACCGCAATGGCAAAGAAGGCAAAACCGAAATAACAGCAGCTGAATTTCCGGATAACAAAAAGAAAGTCGGGATCGGTATATCTCTTGTGACAGACAGAGAATTGATTACAGACCCTGATATTTCGCTTGATACAAACAATATAGGAGGTCCTTCTGCAGGCCTGATGATGACACTTGAAATTTATAATCAGCTGACGAAAGAAGATTATACAAAAGGCTATAATGTTGCAGGCACCGGTACGATTGATGAAAATGGAACAGTCGGGCCAATAGGCGGGATCTCGCAGAAAATTGTTGCTGCCGACAAATCAGGTGCAGAAATCTTCTTCGCCCCGAATCAGAACGGAATTGCTGCATCAAATTATAAAGAAGCAGCCGCAACTGCCAAAGATATCAAAACGGATATGAAAATTGTGCCGGTTGATACATTTGATGACGCGGTAGATTATCTTAAAACATTAAAAGAGAAATAA
- a CDS encoding YlbG family protein translates to MFEKRQGIIIWMHSLKQIKMLRKFGNIHYVSKKLKYVVLYCDMEHVEHTIEKVSSFSFVKHAEPSYKPFLKLEFESKIDKAKEYDYKLGL, encoded by the coding sequence ATGTTTGAAAAGCGTCAAGGCATTATCATCTGGATGCATTCTTTAAAGCAGATCAAAATGCTCCGTAAATTCGGAAACATCCATTACGTATCCAAGAAATTAAAGTATGTTGTCTTATATTGTGACATGGAACATGTTGAACATACAATAGAGAAGGTATCATCCTTTTCATTTGTAAAGCACGCTGAGCCGTCATATAAGCCCTTTCTGAAATTGGAATTCGAATCAAAAATTGATAAAGCAAAAGAATATGACTATAAACTTGGTCTATAG
- the rsmD gene encoding 16S rRNA (guanine(966)-N(2))-methyltransferase RsmD: MRVVSGSCKGRPLKAVPGMSTRPTTDKVKESIFNIIGPYFDGGLAVDLFGGSGGLGIEALSRGIDKCIFVDREAKAVATIHKNLEACHFEDQAEVYRNDAERALKAIAKRELAFKLIFLDPPYKQQKLKALIELIDSFRLVEDGGIIVAEHDAGITLPDEIGTYKLTRYESYGISAVSIYLFKEQGMGE; the protein is encoded by the coding sequence ATGAGAGTAGTATCAGGAAGCTGTAAAGGGCGGCCTTTGAAAGCAGTGCCGGGTATGTCCACACGCCCAACGACGGATAAAGTGAAAGAATCGATCTTTAATATTATCGGCCCCTATTTTGACGGCGGGCTTGCGGTCGATTTGTTTGGCGGAAGCGGCGGTCTTGGGATTGAAGCTTTAAGCAGAGGCATTGATAAATGCATTTTTGTGGACAGGGAAGCCAAAGCAGTTGCAACTATACATAAAAATTTAGAAGCCTGCCATTTTGAGGATCAGGCAGAGGTTTACCGCAATGATGCGGAGAGAGCGTTAAAAGCCATTGCGAAGAGAGAGCTTGCTTTTAAGCTTATCTTTTTGGATCCTCCGTACAAGCAACAAAAATTGAAAGCGCTTATCGAATTGATTGATTCATTTCGTTTAGTGGAAGATGGAGGCATAATTGTGGCCGAACATGATGCCGGCATAACATTGCCAGATGAGATTGGTACCTATAAGCTCACTCGTTATGAATCATACGGCATAAGTGCAGTGTCCATCTATCTATTTAAAGAACAAGGGATGGGGGAGTAA
- a CDS encoding patatin-like phospholipase family protein: protein MSLKREPKIGLALGSGGARGFAHLGVLKVLSEEGIPISMIAGSSMGALVGSFYATGLGFDHLYKLATLFKRKYYLDFTVPKMGFIAGNRVKDFIKVFTRGKHIEDLDIPLSIVATDLYEGKKVVFTKGPVADAVRASIAIPGIFVPEKIDGKLLIDGGVIDRIPVSVVKEMGADLVIAVDVSHVKKTEEITSIFDVILQSLDIMQDELVHHRKIASDIMIHPHVEQYSSRAFKNIKEIIEIGENEARKHVNEIKELIKSWKGSQQDEE from the coding sequence ATCTCTTTGAAGAGAGAACCTAAAATTGGTCTTGCCTTAGGATCTGGCGGAGCACGCGGTTTTGCTCATCTGGGAGTATTGAAGGTACTTAGTGAAGAGGGGATACCGATAAGCATGATTGCCGGCAGCAGCATGGGAGCTTTAGTCGGCAGTTTTTATGCGACAGGGCTCGGATTTGATCATTTATATAAGCTTGCAACATTATTTAAACGCAAATATTATTTGGATTTTACGGTGCCTAAAATGGGCTTTATCGCAGGAAACCGGGTAAAGGATTTTATTAAAGTCTTTACAAGAGGCAAGCATATTGAAGACTTGGATATACCGCTGTCGATTGTTGCAACAGACTTATACGAAGGAAAAAAGGTGGTTTTTACGAAAGGACCGGTTGCAGATGCCGTGCGGGCAAGCATCGCCATTCCTGGTATTTTTGTTCCTGAAAAAATAGATGGAAAGCTCCTCATTGACGGCGGAGTCATTGACAGGATTCCCGTTTCGGTTGTAAAAGAGATGGGTGCAGATCTTGTCATTGCTGTTGATGTTTCTCATGTGAAAAAGACAGAAGAAATCACGTCTATTTTCGATGTGATTCTGCAGAGCCTTGATATTATGCAGGATGAGCTTGTTCATCACCGCAAAATTGCCTCGGATATTATGATACATCCTCATGTAGAGCAATATAGTTCAAGGGCATTTAAAAACATAAAAGAAATCATTGAGATTGGTGAAAACGAAGCAAGAAAGCATGTAAACGAAATAAAAGAGCTGATAAAGAGTTGGAAGGGGTCACAGCAAGATGAAGAATAA
- the coaD gene encoding pantetheine-phosphate adenylyltransferase produces MASIAVCPGSFDPVTYGHLDIIKRGAKVFDKVYVCVLNNSSKNPLFNVDERCELLMEVTKDMPNVVVESFKGLLIEYANSKNASTILRGLRAVSDFEYEMQITSMNRVLDANVETLFMMTNNQYSFLSSSIVKEVAKYRGDISELVPKAVEKALKQKFNR; encoded by the coding sequence ATGGCAAGCATTGCTGTTTGTCCGGGAAGCTTTGATCCTGTGACGTACGGACATTTGGATATTATTAAACGCGGAGCAAAAGTATTTGATAAGGTGTATGTTTGTGTGCTGAATAATTCGTCGAAAAACCCATTGTTTAATGTGGATGAACGCTGTGAACTCTTAATGGAAGTGACAAAGGATATGCCGAATGTTGTGGTAGAATCGTTTAAGGGTCTATTGATTGAGTATGCAAACAGCAAGAATGCCAGCACAATTTTGAGAGGTCTGCGGGCGGTATCAGATTTTGAATATGAAATGCAGATCACTTCCATGAACAGGGTGCTCGATGCCAATGTAGAAACGTTATTCATGATGACGAACAACCAATATTCATTTTTAAGCTCAAGTATCGTTAAAGAAGTGGCTAAATACCGCGGCGATATTTCGGAGCTTGTTCCTAAAGCAGTTGAAAAAGCGTTGAAGCAGAAATTTAACCGATAA
- the ylbJ gene encoding sporulation integral membrane protein YlbJ, whose protein sequence is MNAAKLKTLMLGFSMIILAFAMIISPKVSFTASKAGLELWWGIVFPSLLPFFILSHLLIGFGIVRFIGVLLEPVMRPLFKVPGIGGFVWAMGWASGSPAGAKLTAEMRKKNQLTALEAERLVSFTNSSNPLFIFGAVAIGFFNNQALGLLLAAAHYSGNLAVGLTMRFHGREQADPSKTGYKRPSIREAFRQMHQTRIDDTRPFGKMLGDAVLSSIQTLLMVGGFIILFSVLNKLLSLISITDFIALAFSLLLAFFQLSAELSIPLVSGMFEMTLGSQLASAADADLLQKAIVTSFLLGFSGLSIQAQVASILAETDIRFQPFFIARILQGGYAACFAWIFWKPVYLELAASNISVLPVFLTEDTPVLLASIWSLLTEIGPIITIASLFIYVFIYAGRVISRN, encoded by the coding sequence TTGAACGCAGCTAAACTAAAAACACTCATGCTGGGATTTTCAATGATCATCCTGGCATTTGCTATGATCATCAGCCCCAAAGTTTCTTTTACTGCTTCTAAAGCAGGGCTTGAGCTTTGGTGGGGTATCGTATTCCCGTCTTTGCTGCCCTTTTTCATTCTTTCCCATCTGCTGATCGGTTTTGGTATTGTCAGGTTCATTGGTGTGCTTTTAGAGCCGGTCATGAGACCTCTTTTTAAAGTTCCTGGAATTGGAGGCTTTGTCTGGGCAATGGGATGGGCATCAGGTTCACCTGCAGGCGCAAAGCTGACGGCAGAGATGCGGAAAAAAAATCAGCTGACGGCACTTGAAGCTGAGAGACTTGTATCGTTTACGAATTCTTCTAATCCATTATTTATTTTCGGAGCCGTCGCAATTGGATTTTTCAACAATCAGGCTCTTGGTCTGCTTCTGGCTGCCGCCCATTATTCCGGCAACTTGGCTGTGGGTTTAACCATGAGATTTCATGGACGGGAACAGGCTGATCCGTCAAAGACCGGCTACAAGCGACCTTCCATAAGAGAAGCGTTCAGACAAATGCATCAGACGCGGATCGATGACACAAGGCCATTTGGAAAAATGCTTGGCGATGCTGTTCTTTCCTCTATCCAAACGCTGCTGATGGTAGGAGGATTCATTATTTTATTTTCTGTTTTAAATAAACTATTATCCCTAATATCGATAACAGATTTCATCGCTTTAGCCTTCTCCTTGCTGCTCGCGTTTTTTCAATTGTCTGCTGAACTCAGTATTCCGCTTGTATCAGGTATGTTTGAGATGACACTTGGAAGTCAGCTGGCAAGTGCGGCTGATGCCGACTTGCTCCAAAAAGCAATCGTGACAAGCTTTTTGCTCGGCTTCAGCGGTTTGTCGATACAAGCTCAGGTTGCAAGTATTCTTGCAGAGACGGACATCCGCTTTCAGCCGTTTTTCATCGCAAGAATTTTGCAGGGAGGCTATGCTGCATGCTTTGCATGGATTTTCTGGAAGCCTGTTTATTTGGAACTGGCAGCCTCAAACATTTCTGTTCTGCCCGTTTTTCTCACAGAGGATACCCCCGTTCTTCTTGCGTCCATCTGGAGTCTTCTCACAGAAATTGGACCGATAATCACGATTGCCTCGTTGTTCATTTATGTTTTCATATATGCAGGGAGGGTTATTTCAAGGAATTAG